A genomic region of Miscanthus floridulus cultivar M001 chromosome 3, ASM1932011v1, whole genome shotgun sequence contains the following coding sequences:
- the LOC136542084 gene encoding uncharacterized protein — protein MRAMSSAVSGMLRARLRGAARVRRGGGGEGAGRWTTPGHEERPKGYLFNRPPPPPGESRKWEDWELPCYVTSFLTVVILGVGLNAKPDLTIETWAHQKALERLQQQELAAADAQAE, from the coding sequence ATGCGGGCGATGTCGTCGGCGGTTAGTGGGATGCTGCGGGCACGGCTGCGCGGGGCGGCGCGcgtccgccgcggcggcggcggcgagggggcCGGGCGGTGGACGACCCCGGGGCACGAGGAGCGCCCCAAGGGGTACCTCTTCaaccggccgccgccgccaccgggggaATCTCGCAAGTGGGAGGACTGGGAGCTGCCCTGCTACGTCACCTCCTTCCTCACCGTCGTCATCCTCGGCGTCGGCCTCAACGCCAAGCCCGACCTTACCATCGAGACCTGGGCGCACCAGAAGGCGCTCGAGCGCCTCCAGCAGcaggagctcgccgccgccgacgcccaaGCTGAGTGA